In Holophagales bacterium, one DNA window encodes the following:
- the mtnP gene encoding S-methyl-5'-thioadenosine phosphorylase, protein MGKVRIGVIGGSGLYEMDGLVVHEERRIETPFGPPSDAYVIGELAGRPVAFLARHARGHRFLPTELNYRANIYGFKTLGVEFLISVSAVGSMKLEYQPGHIVVPHQFFDRTRHRPDTFFGDGIVAHTSLARPVSLRLAGVLLAAARAAGATVHEGGTYLCMEGPQFSTRAESEVYRQWGMDVIGMTNLQEAKLAREAEMAYATLAMITDYDCWHDEEEAVSGEGVMEVLRRNVALAQDVVRRAIGSLGDDVANDCADALHMSLITPAHLVPAATLAKLEPILGRYLDRTGPQLAWKR, encoded by the coding sequence ATGGGCAAGGTTCGCATCGGAGTCATCGGCGGCAGCGGTCTCTACGAGATGGACGGGCTGGTGGTCCACGAGGAGCGGCGGATCGAGACGCCCTTCGGCCCGCCGTCCGACGCCTACGTGATCGGCGAGCTCGCCGGCCGGCCGGTCGCCTTCCTGGCTCGCCACGCCCGCGGCCACCGGTTCCTGCCGACGGAGCTCAACTACCGCGCCAACATCTACGGCTTCAAGACGCTCGGTGTCGAGTTCCTCATCTCGGTCTCCGCCGTCGGCTCGATGAAGCTCGAGTACCAGCCGGGCCACATCGTCGTGCCTCACCAGTTCTTCGATCGCACGCGCCACCGGCCCGACACCTTCTTCGGCGACGGGATCGTCGCCCACACCTCGCTGGCGCGTCCGGTCAGCCTGCGACTCGCCGGCGTGCTCCTCGCCGCGGCGCGGGCGGCCGGTGCGACGGTCCACGAGGGCGGTACCTACCTCTGCATGGAAGGGCCGCAGTTCTCCACCCGCGCCGAATCGGAGGTCTACCGGCAGTGGGGCATGGACGTGATCGGCATGACCAACCTGCAGGAGGCCAAACTGGCGCGGGAGGCCGAGATGGCCTATGCCACGCTGGCGATGATCACCGACTACGATTGTTGGCACGACGAGGAAGAGGCCGTCTCGGGCGAAGGCGTGATGGAGGTGCTGCGGCGGAACGTCGCCTTGGCCCAGGACGTCGTCCGTCGCGCCATCGGCTCGCTCGGCGACGACGTGGCCAACGACTGCGCCGACGCCCTGCACATGTCGCTCATCACGCCTGCCCACCTGGTCCCGGCGGCGACCCTCGCCAAGCTCGAGCCGATCCTCGGCCGCTACCTCGACCGCACCGGCCCGCAGCTCGCCTGGAAGCGCTGA
- a CDS encoding CinA family nicotinamide mononucleotide deamidase-related protein, which produces MRAAILAVGSELLGADRLDTNSLTLAALLAEFGVPVERKSVVGDDVRAIAEEVSRLVVRHELLLVCGGLGPTADDVTREGVAEALGVELVRSPEVEAAIAARFASFGRTMPPANRKQADLLAGGDALVNPRGTAPGQRTASGSCTLFLFPGVPYELEGLAADHLVPWLTQRRPRQGSEVRTLRVACMPESEVDQRLLPLYASHGRERVTLLCSPGEVRVRLASNAPPAVRTGELDRAEREARALLGEAVFAADDRTTLEAVVAERLNTMGSTLAVAESCTGGLLCERLTRIPGASGFLMGGVVAYDNGFKRDLLGVPEAMFVAHGAVSEPVARQMADAIRALAGTTYGLAITGVAGPGGGTEEKPVGTVHLALDGMDPEPFVEHRCVRLPGDRERVRWQATQLALEMLRRRLLRREGER; this is translated from the coding sequence ATGCGCGCCGCCATCCTGGCCGTCGGCTCGGAGCTCCTCGGCGCCGACCGTCTCGACACCAACTCGCTCACGCTCGCCGCCCTGCTCGCCGAGTTCGGGGTCCCGGTCGAACGCAAGAGCGTCGTCGGCGACGACGTCCGGGCGATCGCCGAGGAGGTTTCCCGTCTCGTGGTCCGGCACGAGCTGCTGCTGGTCTGCGGCGGTCTCGGCCCGACGGCGGACGACGTGACGCGCGAGGGAGTGGCGGAGGCCCTCGGGGTCGAGCTCGTCCGGAGCCCGGAGGTCGAGGCGGCGATCGCGGCCCGCTTTGCGTCGTTCGGTCGGACGATGCCTCCGGCCAACCGCAAGCAGGCCGATCTGCTCGCCGGAGGCGACGCGCTGGTCAATCCTCGAGGCACCGCTCCCGGCCAGCGGACCGCCAGCGGAAGCTGCACGCTCTTCCTCTTTCCCGGTGTTCCCTACGAGCTCGAGGGGCTGGCGGCCGACCACCTCGTCCCCTGGCTGACGCAGCGGCGACCCCGTCAGGGGAGTGAAGTGCGAACGCTGCGAGTCGCCTGCATGCCCGAGTCGGAGGTCGACCAGCGCCTCCTGCCGCTCTATGCCAGCCATGGCCGGGAGCGGGTGACCTTGCTCTGCTCGCCGGGTGAGGTGCGCGTCCGACTGGCCTCGAACGCCCCTCCCGCGGTGAGGACGGGCGAGCTCGACCGGGCGGAGCGCGAGGCGCGGGCACTTCTCGGCGAGGCGGTGTTCGCCGCCGACGATCGGACGACGCTCGAAGCGGTGGTGGCGGAGCGCTTGAACACGATGGGCTCGACCCTGGCGGTCGCCGAGTCGTGCACCGGGGGCCTGCTCTGCGAGCGGCTCACCCGCATTCCGGGAGCGAGCGGCTTCTTGATGGGCGGCGTGGTGGCCTACGACAACGGTTTCAAGCGGGATCTCCTCGGCGTTCCCGAGGCGATGTTCGTCGCCCACGGAGCGGTGAGCGAACCGGTGGCGCGGCAGATGGCCGACGCGATTCGCGCCCTCGCCGGGACGACCTACGGACTGGCGATCACCGGCGTCGCCGGTCCGGGCGGTGGAACGGAGGAGAAGCCCGTCGGTACCGTCCACTTGGCGCTGGACGGCATGGATCCCGAGCCGTTCGTCGAGCACCGGTGCGTGCGACTGCCGGGCGATCGCGAACGCGTCCGCTGGCAGGCAACCCAGCTCGCGCTCGAGATGCTGCGGCGCCGGCTTCTGCGGCGTGAGGGGGAGCGATGA
- the plsY gene encoding glycerol-3-phosphate 1-O-acyltransferase PlsY has translation MTALAVAAVAYLLGSISFAVLVVRLLQGRDLRAVGSGNAGATNVLRAAGGPAAALVLALDLAKGAVPVAVARALGLGSAAIGGAALAAVLGHVYPIFFGFRGGKGVATAAGSLVVLLPAAALAALLVFALAVAATRVVSIGSIAAALALPALAWALGAAGVTAPPPREIWLGSCGIALLVLAKHHGNLRRLLAGTEPRLRSSRPGKD, from the coding sequence ATGACGGCGCTCGCGGTGGCGGCCGTCGCCTACCTGCTCGGCTCGATCTCGTTCGCGGTGCTGGTCGTGCGGCTGCTCCAGGGCCGCGATCTGCGCGCCGTCGGCAGCGGGAACGCCGGGGCGACGAACGTGCTGCGTGCCGCGGGCGGACCCGCGGCGGCGCTGGTCCTGGCGCTCGACCTGGCCAAGGGCGCTGTTCCCGTCGCCGTCGCGCGGGCGCTCGGGCTCGGGTCGGCGGCGATCGGCGGCGCGGCGCTCGCTGCCGTGTTGGGACATGTCTATCCGATCTTCTTCGGCTTTCGCGGCGGCAAGGGCGTGGCCACCGCCGCCGGGTCGCTGGTGGTTCTGCTGCCCGCGGCGGCGCTCGCCGCGCTCCTGGTCTTCGCTCTGGCCGTGGCGGCGACCCGGGTGGTCTCGATCGGATCGATCGCTGCCGCGCTCGCCCTTCCGGCCCTCGCCTGGGCGCTGGGCGCAGCCGGAGTCACCGCGCCGCCGCCGCGCGAGATCTGGCTCGGCTCGTGCGGCATCGCGCTGCTCGTCCTGGCCAAACACCACGGCAACCTGCGACGTCTGCTCGCCGGCACCGAGCCGCGCCTGCGCTCCTCGCGACCCGGTAAGGACTGA
- a CDS encoding thymidine phosphorylase yields MSSPYAILAEKRAGRRLDSAAIAEVVAGATDGSWSDAQLGAFLMAAAIRGLDLAETRDLTLAMLDSGERWELARAFPGVGDKHSTGGVGDKVSLVLAPLLAACGIPVAMLTGRGLGHTGGTADKLECVPGIDLELDRTRTLSLLASVGMALGVATRGIAPADRKLYSLRDVTATVDSLPLIVASILSKKLATGAAAVMFDVKTGDGAFLPELAAARELARLLVETSREVGVGAAARLTDMSQPLGEWSGNTAEMRETYDCLEGRGPADTMAVTYDLAEGLASLLGRPTTRVELEGAIASGRAREAWTRALAEHGGNRRWLDAPQLPLAPVEEPLLAGADGVISRIRTRQIGMLLVEAGAGRRVPGDRVDLEVALQTPLKVGARVERGQEIARLFLRRADPSLTERFSACFEIGESGTVPVLLGEKI; encoded by the coding sequence ATGAGCTCTCCCTACGCCATTCTCGCGGAAAAGCGAGCCGGCCGACGGCTCGACTCGGCGGCGATCGCCGAGGTGGTCGCCGGCGCCACCGACGGCAGCTGGAGCGACGCGCAACTCGGCGCCTTCCTCATGGCTGCCGCGATCCGCGGTCTCGACCTCGCCGAAACCCGGGACCTGACGTTGGCGATGCTCGACTCGGGCGAGCGGTGGGAGCTGGCCCGCGCCTTTCCCGGCGTCGGCGACAAGCACTCGACCGGCGGCGTCGGCGACAAGGTGTCGCTCGTCCTCGCCCCACTGCTCGCCGCCTGCGGCATCCCGGTGGCGATGCTCACCGGTCGCGGGCTCGGGCACACCGGCGGAACCGCCGACAAACTGGAATGCGTGCCGGGGATCGACCTCGAGCTGGATCGCACGCGCACGCTCTCGCTCCTCGCGTCGGTCGGCATGGCGCTCGGAGTCGCGACCCGCGGCATCGCGCCGGCGGACCGCAAGCTCTACTCCCTGCGCGACGTCACCGCGACGGTCGATTCGTTGCCGCTGATCGTGGCCAGCATTCTCTCCAAGAAGCTGGCCACCGGCGCGGCGGCGGTGATGTTCGACGTCAAGACCGGGGACGGCGCTTTCCTCCCCGAGCTCGCCGCGGCACGCGAGCTCGCCCGGCTGCTCGTCGAAACGAGCCGCGAGGTGGGTGTGGGGGCAGCGGCACGGCTCACCGACATGAGCCAGCCGCTCGGCGAGTGGAGCGGCAACACCGCCGAGATGCGGGAGACGTACGACTGCCTCGAAGGCCGCGGCCCCGCCGACACGATGGCGGTGACCTACGATCTGGCCGAGGGGTTGGCGTCGCTGCTCGGCCGGCCGACGACGCGCGTCGAGCTCGAAGGTGCCATCGCCTCCGGTCGAGCGCGCGAGGCGTGGACGCGGGCACTCGCCGAGCACGGCGGCAACCGGCGCTGGCTCGACGCACCGCAGTTGCCGCTCGCCCCGGTCGAGGAGCCGCTGCTCGCCGGGGCCGACGGTGTGATCTCGCGGATCCGCACGCGGCAGATCGGGATGTTGCTGGTCGAGGCCGGAGCAGGACGGCGCGTTCCGGGGGACCGGGTCGACCTCGAAGTCGCCCTGCAGACGCCGCTCAAGGTCGGAGCCCGGGTCGAGCGCGGGCAGGAGATCGCCCGGCTCTTCCTGCGTCGCGCCGATCCCTCACTGACCGAGCGCTTCTCGGCCTGCTTCGAGATCGGCGAGTCGGGTACCGTCCCCGTTCTGCTCGGCGAGAAGATCTAG
- the lpxA gene encoding acyl-ACP--UDP-N-acetylglucosamine O-acyltransferase has translation MTARIHPTAVVDPAAELADGVVIGPHAVVGAEVTIGEGTEIGAGAQVQGPTRIGRENRIYAHAAIGFPPQDLKFAGERVALEIGDRNHFREFCTVHRGTGKGGGLTRVGSDGLFMVYSHIAHDCQVGDRVLFANSGTLAGHVEVGDDAAIGAFSAVHQFCRVGRHAYIGGFSRLLTDALPFVKTVGIRPACFGLNRIGLRRKGFSAETLKALEAGLRIFLRSGLNTSQALARLESELGGEPEVRYFVEFVRHSRRGVCKALPGRRGADEAQEE, from the coding sequence ATGACCGCCCGTATCCACCCCACGGCTGTCGTCGACCCTGCGGCCGAGCTTGCGGACGGTGTGGTGATCGGACCCCACGCCGTCGTCGGGGCGGAAGTGACGATTGGCGAAGGGACCGAGATCGGTGCCGGCGCCCAGGTGCAGGGCCCGACCCGCATCGGCCGCGAGAACCGGATCTACGCCCACGCGGCGATCGGCTTCCCGCCGCAGGATCTGAAGTTTGCCGGCGAGCGCGTGGCGCTCGAGATCGGCGACCGCAATCACTTCCGCGAGTTCTGCACCGTTCATCGTGGGACCGGCAAGGGGGGCGGCCTGACGCGCGTCGGCAGCGACGGCCTGTTCATGGTCTATTCGCACATCGCCCACGACTGCCAGGTCGGCGATCGCGTGCTCTTCGCCAACTCGGGAACGCTCGCCGGACATGTCGAGGTCGGCGACGACGCCGCGATCGGCGCCTTCTCGGCGGTTCATCAGTTCTGCCGGGTCGGCCGGCACGCCTACATCGGGGGATTCTCCCGGCTGTTGACCGACGCGCTGCCGTTCGTCAAGACGGTGGGAATCCGGCCGGCGTGCTTCGGTCTCAACCGGATCGGCCTGCGACGCAAGGGCTTCAGCGCGGAGACGCTCAAGGCCCTCGAGGCCGGGCTGCGGATCTTCCTGCGATCGGGGTTGAACACGAGCCAGGCTCTCGCGCGGCTGGAGTCCGAGCTCGGCGGCGAGCCCGAGGTCCGTTATTTCGTCGAGTTCGTCCGCCACAGCCGCCGTGGCGTCTGCAAGGCGCTTCCTGGCCGGCGCGGCGCGGACGAAGCCCAGGAGGAGTGA
- a CDS encoding protein-L-isoaspartate(D-aspartate) O-methyltransferase, which translates to MSDYALLRERMVRELVAGRGVHDPRVLEAMREVPRHLFVREHLRAQAYGDHALPIGSGQTISQPYIVARMTEQLEVAAEHKVLEIGTGSGYQTAILARLARWVYSLERVGELAHQAIRRLRELGVGNVKVQVFDGTVGWSEVAPFDRILVTAGAPSVPRPLLDQLGPKGRLVIPEGTTQGQRLIVYERLARGVRRREGEEVAFVPLVGRHGWEAGG; encoded by the coding sequence ATGAGCGACTACGCGCTGTTGCGGGAGCGGATGGTCCGCGAGCTCGTCGCCGGTCGTGGGGTGCACGATCCGCGCGTGCTCGAAGCGATGCGCGAGGTGCCGCGCCACCTCTTCGTGCGCGAGCACCTGAGGGCCCAGGCCTACGGCGATCACGCCTTGCCCATCGGCTCCGGCCAGACGATCTCGCAGCCCTACATCGTGGCGCGGATGACCGAGCAGCTCGAGGTCGCCGCGGAGCACAAGGTGCTGGAGATCGGGACCGGATCGGGCTACCAGACGGCGATCCTCGCCCGGCTGGCGCGTTGGGTCTACAGCCTCGAGCGCGTCGGCGAGCTGGCTCATCAAGCGATCCGTCGCCTGCGCGAGCTCGGCGTGGGGAACGTGAAAGTCCAGGTCTTCGACGGGACGGTCGGGTGGAGCGAGGTCGCGCCGTTCGATCGCATCCTGGTCACCGCCGGGGCGCCGTCGGTGCCGCGACCGTTGCTCGACCAGCTCGGGCCCAAGGGGCGGCTGGTGATCCCGGAAGGGACGACGCAAGGGCAGCGGCTGATCGTCTACGAACGGCTGGCGCGCGGCGTGCGGCGGCGTGAGGGCGAAGAGGTCGCCTTCGTCCCGCTGGTGGGCCGGCATGGTTGGGAGGCCGGGGGCTAG
- the surE gene encoding 5'/3'-nucleotidase SurE, with amino-acid sequence MTRILVTNDDGFQAEGIRALAEELRALGEVIVVAPDREQSASGHSLTLQRPLRLHEHGEGWYSVDGTPTDCVNLAVLWLLRDTPPDLVVSGINNGLNLGDDVTYSGTVSATFEASLLGLASIAFSQEVGEGASFVRSAALARRIVETVLAEPPAASLLLNVNFPAGEPKGIAFARLGHRVYQQVVVEKEDPRGRRYFWIAGTPEWRSDAGTDHEALSRGLVSVTPLHLDLTDYRALASMTPLRERLAREVAPA; translated from the coding sequence ATGACCCGGATCCTCGTCACCAACGACGACGGCTTTCAGGCCGAAGGGATCCGCGCGCTGGCGGAGGAGCTCCGCGCGCTCGGTGAGGTCATCGTCGTCGCTCCCGATCGCGAGCAGAGCGCCAGCGGGCACTCCCTGACGCTGCAGCGACCGCTGCGCCTGCACGAGCACGGCGAGGGCTGGTACAGCGTCGACGGGACCCCCACCGACTGCGTGAACCTCGCGGTCCTCTGGCTGTTGCGCGACACGCCGCCGGACCTGGTGGTCTCGGGGATCAACAACGGGCTGAACCTCGGCGACGACGTGACCTACTCGGGGACGGTCAGCGCGACGTTCGAAGCGTCGCTGCTCGGCCTCGCGTCGATCGCCTTCAGTCAGGAGGTGGGCGAGGGGGCATCCTTCGTGCGCTCGGCCGCCCTCGCCCGCCGCATCGTCGAGACGGTGCTCGCCGAGCCGCCCGCGGCGAGCCTCCTGCTCAACGTCAACTTTCCGGCCGGCGAGCCGAAGGGCATCGCCTTCGCGCGGCTCGGTCACCGCGTCTACCAGCAGGTCGTGGTGGAGAAGGAAGATCCGCGGGGCAGGCGCTACTTCTGGATCGCCGGCACGCCCGAGTGGCGTTCGGACGCGGGGACCGACCACGAGGCGCTCTCCCGCGGTCTCGTCTCGGTCACCCCCCTGCACCTCGATCTGACCGACTACCGCGCCCTCGCCTCGATGACACCGCTGCGCGAGCGCCTGGCCCGCGAGGTTGCGCCGGCCTGA
- a CDS encoding adenine phosphoribosyltransferase, which translates to MNDLKQFIREVPDFPKPGILFYDITTLLSDPLALRMTVDRFTWLFAHLDVHKVIGIESRGFMFAPILAYNLNAGFVPVRKPGKLPAATVERSYDLEYGTDRLQMHADGVLPGERVLVVDDLVATGGTARATAEMVQALGGEVVGFGFVIELLGLAGRGFLAPHPVESLIKY; encoded by the coding sequence ATGAACGACCTCAAGCAGTTCATCCGCGAGGTGCCGGATTTCCCCAAGCCGGGGATCCTCTTCTACGACATCACCACGCTGCTTTCGGATCCGCTGGCGCTGCGGATGACGGTGGACCGATTCACCTGGCTGTTCGCCCACCTCGACGTGCACAAGGTGATCGGCATCGAGTCGCGCGGCTTCATGTTCGCGCCGATCCTCGCCTACAACCTCAACGCCGGGTTCGTCCCGGTGCGCAAGCCCGGCAAGCTCCCCGCGGCGACGGTGGAGCGCTCGTACGACCTCGAGTACGGCACCGATCGACTGCAGATGCACGCCGACGGTGTCTTGCCGGGCGAGCGGGTGCTGGTCGTCGACGACCTCGTCGCCACCGGCGGGACCGCCCGAGCCACCGCCGAGATGGTGCAGGCGCTGGGCGGCGAGGTGGTCGGATTCGGCTTCGTCATCGAGCTGCTGGGACTCGCGGGACGGGGGTTCCTGGCCCCGCACCCGGTCGAGTCCCTGATCAAGTACTGA
- a CDS encoding NAD(P)-dependent glycerol-3-phosphate dehydrogenase, protein MSRIAVLGAGSFGTALAVHLASAGNDVVLWARRRDAATRLAERRVNEAYLPGVELPEGLEVTSDLALCASCEPILVAVPSHGFRRVVHDLLRLPESRGGSGAPHLLVSATKGIELETLRRMSQVIAEESASAAVLTRFAVLSGPNFAAELAVGAPSAAVVASTDPEVAAELQRRLATPAYRLYRSADVVGVEIVGAAKNVIAIGAGVVSGLGLGYNTQAALMTRGLHEIARLGVACGGEVRTFSGLAGLGDLVLTCTGALSRNRRTGLELAEGRTLAEILAGTSMVAEGVRNSVALLQLARQHAVEMPIIEQMVAIMYEGKSPRRAIADLMGRQPKSEAEL, encoded by the coding sequence ATGTCACGGATCGCGGTACTCGGCGCAGGATCGTTCGGCACGGCGCTGGCCGTTCACCTGGCCTCGGCCGGCAACGACGTGGTGCTCTGGGCGCGTCGTCGCGACGCCGCGACCCGCCTGGCGGAGCGGCGGGTCAACGAGGCCTATCTGCCCGGCGTCGAGCTCCCCGAGGGGCTGGAGGTGACCTCGGACCTCGCGCTCTGCGCCTCGTGCGAGCCGATTCTCGTCGCCGTGCCGTCGCACGGATTCCGTCGCGTCGTGCACGACCTCCTGCGCCTCCCCGAGTCGCGCGGCGGCTCGGGTGCTCCCCACCTGCTCGTCTCGGCCACCAAGGGGATCGAGCTCGAGACGCTGCGGCGGATGAGTCAGGTCATCGCCGAGGAGTCGGCGAGCGCGGCGGTGCTCACCCGGTTCGCAGTCCTGTCGGGTCCCAACTTCGCCGCGGAGCTCGCGGTCGGCGCCCCGTCGGCGGCGGTCGTAGCGAGCACCGACCCGGAGGTCGCCGCCGAGTTGCAGCGCCGACTCGCGACGCCGGCCTATCGGCTCTACCGGTCGGCAGACGTCGTCGGGGTGGAGATCGTCGGGGCGGCGAAGAACGTGATCGCCATCGGGGCCGGCGTGGTGAGCGGCCTCGGCCTCGGCTACAACACCCAGGCCGCCTTGATGACGCGCGGGCTGCACGAGATCGCCCGCCTCGGCGTGGCCTGCGGTGGAGAGGTGCGTACCTTCTCCGGTCTTGCCGGGCTCGGCGACCTCGTGCTGACCTGCACCGGCGCGTTGTCGCGGAACCGCCGCACGGGGCTCGAGCTCGCCGAGGGACGGACCCTGGCAGAGATCCTCGCCGGGACCTCGATGGTCGCCGAAGGTGTCCGCAATTCGGTAGCGCTGCTGCAACTGGCCCGGCAACACGCCGTCGAGATGCCGATCATCGAGCAGATGGTGGCGATCATGTACGAAGGCAAGAGTCCGCGGCGGGCGATCGCCGACCTCATGGGGCGGCAGCCGAAGTCCGAGGCGGAGCTCTGA
- the thpR gene encoding RNA 2',3'-cyclic phosphodiesterase, with amino-acid sequence MRLFVALPLPEPLRHGLLAAVEPLRGRRPAARWERAEKLHLTLLFLGEVASDRLDGLVAELGRAVGPVARFEARLGGGGSFPGPARARVLWMGVDGGEAFDELRRRVAQSGGPFVERPDPKPFHPHLTLARCEPPWEAESVRRFVDLLEPLRGERVPVDHLALVESELGRGGSRYRDVARFALAGARA; translated from the coding sequence ATGAGGCTGTTCGTCGCCCTGCCGCTGCCCGAGCCGCTGCGTCATGGGCTCCTCGCCGCCGTCGAGCCGCTGCGCGGCCGGAGGCCGGCGGCGCGCTGGGAAAGAGCGGAGAAGCTGCATCTGACCCTTCTCTTTCTCGGCGAGGTGGCAAGCGATCGACTCGACGGGCTCGTCGCCGAGCTCGGCCGGGCGGTCGGGCCGGTCGCCCGCTTCGAGGCCCGGTTGGGCGGAGGCGGCTCTTTCCCGGGCCCGGCGAGAGCGCGTGTGCTCTGGATGGGAGTCGACGGAGGAGAGGCCTTCGACGAGCTGCGACGGCGGGTGGCGCAGTCCGGTGGTCCGTTCGTCGAGCGTCCCGACCCGAAGCCGTTCCATCCTCACCTGACGCTGGCGCGCTGTGAACCGCCATGGGAAGCCGAGTCGGTCCGACGGTTCGTCGACCTCCTGGAGCCGCTGCGTGGCGAGCGGGTTCCGGTCGATCATCTCGCGCTGGTGGAGAGCGAGCTCGGACGCGGCGGATCGCGCTATCGCGACGTGGCGCGCTTCGCGCTCGCCGGAGCTCGCGCATGA
- a CDS encoding Gfo/Idh/MocA family oxidoreductase, with translation MSDLPIAVVGTGALGRHHTRILASLPGARLVGVHDRDHGVATAVAGEHGTKAWSDLEALLAEVEAVVLAVPTVDHASLGCELLGRGLHVLVEKPIAPSLAEADRLIAAAGDRVLAVGHVEYFNPAVQALLKLGLPPRFLEAERLGIFTARSLDVDVVLDLMIHDLQILHALDPSPVAEVRATGIAVLSPKVDIASARIALGSGAVANLTASRVSADRSRKLRLFLPSAYYSCDYPQQEIKGYRLLSEGGERRIVAADLAVERAEPLRRELEAFVAACHGKTVRQVSGAQGRQALATALAVAGAIDGRVLDSAGS, from the coding sequence ATGAGCGATCTCCCTATTGCCGTGGTCGGTACCGGTGCGCTCGGCCGTCACCACACGCGAATCCTCGCCTCGCTCCCCGGGGCCCGTCTGGTCGGCGTCCACGATCGGGACCACGGGGTCGCCACCGCGGTCGCCGGCGAGCACGGAACGAAGGCCTGGTCCGACCTCGAGGCGCTGCTCGCCGAGGTGGAAGCGGTCGTTCTCGCGGTGCCGACGGTCGACCACGCGTCGCTGGGTTGCGAGCTGCTCGGCCGCGGTCTCCACGTCCTGGTGGAGAAGCCGATCGCCCCCTCCCTCGCCGAGGCGGATCGTCTGATCGCGGCGGCCGGCGACCGCGTTCTCGCCGTCGGCCATGTCGAGTACTTCAATCCGGCGGTGCAGGCGCTACTCAAGCTCGGGCTGCCGCCGCGCTTCCTCGAGGCGGAGCGGCTCGGCATCTTCACTGCGCGCAGCCTCGACGTCGACGTCGTCCTCGACCTGATGATCCACGACCTGCAGATCCTCCACGCACTCGATCCCTCCCCGGTCGCCGAGGTCCGGGCCACCGGGATCGCCGTGCTCTCGCCGAAGGTCGACATCGCCAGCGCCCGGATCGCGCTCGGGTCCGGTGCGGTCGCGAACCTGACGGCCTCGCGCGTCTCGGCCGATCGCAGTCGCAAGCTGCGGCTCTTCCTGCCGAGCGCGTACTACTCCTGCGACTATCCGCAGCAGGAGATCAAGGGCTATCGCTTGCTCTCCGAAGGGGGCGAACGACGGATCGTCGCGGCCGATCTGGCGGTCGAACGGGCCGAGCCGCTGCGCCGCGAGCTCGAGGCCTTCGTCGCCGCGTGCCACGGCAAGACGGTGCGTCAGGTGAGCGGCGCGCAGGGCCGACAGGCGTTGGCCACGGCCCTCGCCGTCGCCGGGGCGATCGACGGCCGTGTGCTAGACTCCGCCGGCTCCTGA
- a CDS encoding acylphosphatase, translated as MVGRPGARVSGQESLPSGARRWRVEGRVQGVGFRRFVWQAARDRRLAGWVANAADGSVVVAAAGPEADLDDLARRLAAGPGSSRVERLIEEWRGSEPGWAGFEIRNGE; from the coding sequence ATGGTTGGGAGGCCGGGGGCTAGGGTGAGCGGCCAGGAGAGTCTTCCTTCGGGTGCCCGTCGCTGGCGCGTCGAAGGACGGGTTCAGGGCGTCGGCTTTCGGCGCTTCGTCTGGCAGGCGGCGCGCGACCGGCGTCTCGCGGGGTGGGTGGCCAACGCTGCCGACGGTTCGGTGGTGGTGGCGGCCGCGGGCCCTGAAGCCGACCTCGACGACCTGGCGCGACGACTCGCCGCCGGGCCCGGGTCGTCACGCGTTGAGCGGTTGATCGAAGAATGGCGGGGCAGCGAGCCCGGTTGGGCAGGATTCGAGATCCGAAACGGAGAATAG
- a CDS encoding tetratricopeptide repeat protein: MSDRLTKHDLERNELGEIVAHGIEYAEHHTRQLVMGFAGLLLAGVVGLGLYLWAGHRTSQLNEELARAMRIYTAEIVTEGAKPDDADKPTFSTESARRDRAKSLFSAIAGRTLAPKAAHVAELYLGEIAMAEGDKAAARRHWETFAKAEGETAMGATAQLNLMRLDREEGHGEDLVTRLRRMLEHSEERPLPEDVVLYQLGLTLQQLGKDGEAKSTFRRLVEEFPRSPLRSEAQRLGGAATPGIG, translated from the coding sequence ATGTCGGATCGCTTGACCAAGCATGACCTCGAGCGCAACGAGCTCGGGGAGATCGTCGCCCACGGCATCGAGTACGCCGAGCATCACACCCGGCAGCTGGTGATGGGCTTCGCCGGGCTGCTGCTCGCCGGTGTGGTCGGCCTGGGTCTCTACCTGTGGGCCGGGCATCGGACCTCGCAGCTCAACGAAGAGCTGGCGCGGGCGATGCGCATCTACACCGCCGAGATCGTGACCGAAGGGGCGAAGCCCGACGACGCCGACAAGCCGACGTTCTCCACCGAGAGTGCGCGGCGTGACCGGGCCAAGAGCCTCTTCTCGGCGATCGCCGGCCGGACCCTGGCACCCAAGGCAGCGCACGTCGCCGAGCTCTATCTCGGCGAGATCGCGATGGCCGAAGGGGACAAGGCTGCGGCGCGGCGCCACTGGGAGACCTTCGCCAAGGCGGAGGGCGAGACGGCGATGGGTGCCACCGCCCAGCTCAATCTGATGCGCCTCGACCGGGAAGAAGGGCACGGGGAGGATCTGGTGACCCGCCTGCGTCGGATGCTCGAGCACTCCGAGGAGCGGCCACTGCCCGAGGACGTGGTGCTCTATCAGCTCGGGCTGACCCTGCAGCAGCTCGGCAAGGACGGGGAGGCCAAGTCGACCTTCCGCCGCCTGGTCGAGGAGTTCCCTCGCTCGCCGCTTCGTTCGGAAGCCCAGCGGCTCGGCGGCGCGGCGACGCCCGGTATCGGCTGA